DNA from Dietzia lutea:
GTACGCCACCGAGCAGAGCACGCGCGACGAACGCGGTGTTGAGCGGATCGAGGAGCCAAGACACAAGGTAGTACACTAACGCTACTGATAATCGTTATCAATAGTGAGGTCTGTGATGCTGTCTCCGGACACTCCGGCGGTGAGCGCCCGCGGGCTGTGCTTCGGGTATGCGGGACGGGAGATCCTCCATGACGTCGATGTGGATCTCGAGCCGGGTACCGTCACCGCCATCGCCGGGCCCAACGGCGCCGGCAAGTCGACGTTGCTCGAACTGCTCGCCGGGGTACGCACCCCGCAGAAGGGAACGGTGCGTCGCAGGGGCGATGTCGCTCTGGTGGTCCAGCGACCCGCCGCGCCGGAAACCCTCCCCCTCACCGTGTGGGACACCGTCTCCATGGGGACGTGGGGGCGCCGACTCGGAAGGCGGGAGGCCCGCGCTGTCGTCTCCGAGATGATCGACGCGGTCGGCTTGTCCGGCCTCGACTCCCGGCCGTTGGCGGAGTTGTCCGGAGGGCAACGGCAGCGCACCCTGCTCGCGCAGGCGCTCGCGCGCCAGGCGGACATCGTCCTGATGGACGAACCCGACGCCGGACTCGACTCCGAGAGCCGGCACCACGTCCACCGACTCCTCGTCGAGTCGGCCTCGAGGGGGGTCGCCGTCGGCTGCGCCACGCATGACGACGGCTTCGTCGCCACCGCCGACCGCGTGGTCCGTCTCGGCGTCGCACATGACGCAGCCGGTCAACCCCGAATATTCGACCATCGACGTGGACGTGAGTGAACGGCCCCGGCCGACGGCGTTCCGCGACGGTCGGCCGCGGCGACCACCCTCGCGCTCCGGAACACTTCTTCCGGCCACTGAGCAAGCCGACCCAGGCTAAGCCAGTGATCGAGTCCGCCGTGGCACGGCACCGTAGGGCTGGATCGCGCCGTCCGCGAGGCGATTCACGCCGGGCTCTGTGAAGTCCGCGCCGCGGAGCCCGATCGAACCCGACGGCGAGTGCCGCGAGTCCTACGACACTCCTCGCCTCGAGAAGATGCTCCGGGCAGCCGTCGCTCTGGCAGTCAGCCATGGGCCGCCCGCCGAGCTGGTTCTCGGCACGACGAGTGTCCCGATAGCCAGCGAGTACAGCGTGGTCTCCGCGATCACCTTGCTCTGGCGGCGGTCGCCGCTGTCGGTTGAATCGGTGTGGGTCGGACTGTTGGTCGACCGGCCACCGCCGCAGTGGGGCGGTCAGGGCCAGTTCGCCGTCTCCGCCGCCGCACGGTGGGTCTGTTCGAGAAAATTCAGAACCATGGCGTCCGGATCCGGTGCCTGTCGGACTAGATGGTACGGCAGTACGTACTCGCCCAGCGCGTGGTCCCAGTACGCCGGGGCCTCGACCGCCGGATGGGTGTCATATCCGTCCGGGTGTGGGTAAGCGTAGGCGTAAAACACACCCTCCTCGGCGCCTCCGGGCCAGTAGCCTGCGCTCGATACCTCGTCGCTGTAAGCCTCGTGCATGACCCAGTCCGGACAGTTCGGAACCCCACCAGGGTGCTCGGGGGCGGACCGCCCCGAGAATCGGGTCACAGCCAGGTCGAACGCGCCCCAGAAGAAGTGGACAGGCGACGACTTTCCACGGAACTCACCACGGAAGATGGAGAAGACACCGTGCACGCTGACGAGTGACCGCCAGAAGCGGGACATCGCATCCGCGTCGTATGAGGCGTGTGCGGTGTCTTCTGCGAACGGGGTCGCGTCGTTCAGTTCCACCGGGGTTCCGACGATCGCCACATCGAAGCCGAGATCGCTCAGTAGCCCCGTGTATTCGGCGTAGAAGTCGGCGACGGTCCTCGGTTCGAGCGCCATACTGGCGGTGCTTCCGTCTGAGACGAGGAACAGTAGCTCGTGACTGACGAAGTCGAAGCGGATCTCGAGACCGCGGTGTCCCGCGACCATGAGCGACGTGGTGAGCCCCCGCGCGTCCACGTACAGGGGGACGCCCCACCAGTGGTTGATGTCCGGGCCGAGAGCCATGCGCGTCTTGCCGACGATCTGGGTCCACAACTGAACCGTGTCCCTGGTGTCGATCCAGCGATCGAGCGGAAGGGCTGGCCAGACGTCGTCTCGGTTACCCATGCGCCCAGTATTCCCGATCTCCGCCATTCGCACGGCGACTAGCTCGGAATGCACCGTCGACCGAAGTGCGTCGAGGATCCGCGTTATCGCGGACGCTACGCCGACCAGCGGAGAACTACACTGGTCAGGCTACCCGCCTTCCACTCATCGCCGTACCGGCCAGAGGAGAGAGCCACATGCGCAACGCCGACGACCCGATCACCTGGAACCCTCAGCGGATCGCGGTGGCCGGTGTGTCCGGATCGGGAAAGACCACCCTGTGCGATCACCTCGCAGGCGTGCGCACGTGTGCGCGGGTCGAGATGGACAGCCTGTTCCACGGCCCCGGGTGGACACCGCGCGAGTCGTTCCTCGACGACGTCCGCGAGTTCGTGGCCGGGCCGCGATGGGTCATCGAGTTGCAATACCGCCAGGCGCGGCCCCTGGTCGTCTCGCGCGCGGACACCCTCCTGTGGCTGGACTATCCCGCCCGCGTGCATATGACCCGGTTGGTCCGCCGCACCGTGCGCAGGCGACTGCGGCGGGAGGAGCTGTGGAACGGGAACACCGAGCCCCCGCTGCACACGGTCTTCACCGACAGCGACCACATCCTGCGGTGGGGATGGCGGACGCGGCACAAGCTCAAGCCGGTGGTGCCGACGCTGGAGGCTCGGTTCCCGGATCTCACCGTCGTCAGATTGACCAGCCCTCGGCAGTCCGATCGATGGGTCGAGGCCCTGGCCGAACTCCCTCTTGACGATTAGTAGTCCTCCGGATGCACCTCCGCGACGCTTCTCTGAAGAATGGTGTTCCCACCGAGCTCCCGAGCAACCGATAGTTGCCGTTTCGTCAGGCTCCCTGGCCGGCCCGGGGACTGTGTCCCTGGCCCGCCACCTTGTCCGATCAGTTCAGGCCCCGGCGCTTCGCCTCCCGCTCCGGACTCGATGCGTACAACCACGACTCAGCCTCCCCCGGCCGTACCAGCGCTCGGCCCACCAGAATGACCGCCGCCTGGCGCAGGCCGGCCGCCTCCACCGCGTCCGCGATGTCGGCGAGCGTTCCGCGTAACTCGACGCGGTGTGGGCGACTCGCGTTGGCCACCACCGCCACCGGGCAGTCGGCGCCATGCGTGGGCACCAGCCGCTCGGCGAGCTCGCGGGTCCGGGTGATCGCCAGGTGCAGGACCAGCGTCGCCCCCGTGGCGGCGAAGTTCTCCAGCGCCTCCGCCGACGGCATCGCGGTCGAGCGCGCCTGCGTCCGGGTGAGCACGACCGACTGCACCACGTCGGGAACCGTCAGCTCCACCCCCAGCTCAGCGGCGGCTGCCGCGTAGGCCGGAACTCCGGGAACCACGTCCCATTGCACGCCGGCTGCGTCGAGTCGGCGGGTCTGCTCGGCCAGCGCCGAGTACAGCGACGGGTCCCCCGAGCACAGCCGCACCACCTCGAGCCCGTCCGCGTGGGCGGCCACGATCTCGGCGATGATGCCGTCCAGGTCCAGGTGCTGGGTGTCGACCAACCGGGCAGCGGGTCTGCAGTGCGCGAGCACGCCGTCGTCGAGGTACGTCCCCGCATACAGGCACACGTCGGCTTCGGCCAGCAACGCCGCCGCACGCAAGGTCAGCAGGTCGGCGGCGCCGGGGCCGGCCCCCACAAAGTGAACCGTCACGAGCTCTCCCCTATCTCCAACGACACATCTCCACCGGCGAACTGCTTCACGGCCGCCCACTGCACCACCGCGCGGGCCGGGGTCCAGCCGGTGAACCGGCCGATCGAATCGGCGAGTTCCACGTGGAACCTGGTCAGCTCCCCGCCGAACTCGGCGCGGGCATCGATCACCACGCGTTCGGTCTCCA
Protein-coding regions in this window:
- the aztA gene encoding zinc ABC transporter ATP-binding protein AztA, whose protein sequence is MSARGLCFGYAGREILHDVDVDLEPGTVTAIAGPNGAGKSTLLELLAGVRTPQKGTVRRRGDVALVVQRPAAPETLPLTVWDTVSMGTWGRRLGRREARAVVSEMIDAVGLSGLDSRPLAELSGGQRQRTLLAQALARQADIVLMDEPDAGLDSESRHHVHRLLVESASRGVAVGCATHDDGFVATADRVVRLGVAHDAAGQPRIFDHRRGRE
- a CDS encoding cobalt-precorrin-4/precorrin-4 C(11)-methyltransferase, which encodes MTVHFVGAGPGAADLLTLRAAALLAEADVCLYAGTYLDDGVLAHCRPAARLVDTQHLDLDGIIAEIVAAHADGLEVVRLCSGDPSLYSALAEQTRRLDAAGVQWDVVPGVPAYAAAAAELGVELTVPDVVQSVVLTRTQARSTAMPSAEALENFAATGATLVLHLAITRTRELAERLVPTHGADCPVAVVANASRPHRVELRGTLADIADAVEAAGLRQAAVILVGRALVRPGEAESWLYASSPEREAKRRGLN
- a CDS encoding DUF5996 family protein translates to MGNRDDVWPALPLDRWIDTRDTVQLWTQIVGKTRMALGPDINHWWGVPLYVDARGLTTSLMVAGHRGLEIRFDFVSHELLFLVSDGSTASMALEPRTVADFYAEYTGLLSDLGFDVAIVGTPVELNDATPFAEDTAHASYDADAMSRFWRSLVSVHGVFSIFRGEFRGKSSPVHFFWGAFDLAVTRFSGRSAPEHPGGVPNCPDWVMHEAYSDEVSSAGYWPGGAEEGVFYAYAYPHPDGYDTHPAVEAPAYWDHALGEYVLPYHLVRQAPDPDAMVLNFLEQTHRAAAETANWP
- a CDS encoding AAA family ATPase yields the protein MRNADDPITWNPQRIAVAGVSGSGKTTLCDHLAGVRTCARVEMDSLFHGPGWTPRESFLDDVREFVAGPRWVIELQYRQARPLVVSRADTLLWLDYPARVHMTRLVRRTVRRRLRREELWNGNTEPPLHTVFTDSDHILRWGWRTRHKLKPVVPTLEARFPDLTVVRLTSPRQSDRWVEALAELPLDD